TGGGGTTTTTACTGAGGGGGTATTTGATCCTGTGCCTGCCGATGTCAACGCAGCGCCAAGTTGTGTTACGTCGCCGTTGACAGGGGCACGCGGCCAACGCGTGCGCTAGTCCGCACCGTCTTCGTCGTCCAGGCCATCGCCATCCCACGCCGCGGGGCCGCTGTCGGGGCCTTCCTGCGCCGGGTCGACCGGTTCCAGCAGGGTGTAGTCGTCGCGCGCGGGATCACGGAAGGCGCGACTCACCGGATAGGCCTCCAGCGGTGGCGTAGCGGCCTGCGCCTGCAGTTCGGCGGGCGTATGCAGGGCACCGGACAACCACGCCATGGCCACCGATGCATCGATGAACACCGGTCCATCGGACGTGAGCGGGGCAGGGATGCCGGGGTTCGGCGCGGTCAGCACGGTGAAGCTGTCGATCTCCTGGCCGTCCTCACCGGCCCAGTGTTCCCACAGGCCGGCCGCCAGCAGCGCCAAGCCGTCGGTGCGTTGCACGAACAACGGCCACGGCGGGCGACGCTGCCGATCCCATTTGTAATAGCCGGTCAGGGCAACCACGCAGGGCCGCTGCTGCCAGGCCTGGGCGAAGATGCGGCTTTTGGCGGCGCGCTCCAGCCGCGCGGTTACGGTGGTGTAGGGCGTGGACGGTTGTTTGGACCAGCGCGGTACCAGGCCCCAGCGCATGTCCGCCGCTACCAGGCTGCCATCGCCGTCGCGGGCCAGCACGGTGGCGCTGCCGTTCTTGCCGATGTTGTAGCGGTCCGGGGCGGTGGCCAGTGCGTCGGCCAGCGAGGCCGGCAGTCCAACGGGCAGTGAGGAAGGGTCGGCGATGGCTTGGGCGAAGCGGCGCATGCCCGCAGGGTACGGGGGCGGTTGTGAGCCGCCGGTCAGGGTGACGCGCCGATGACATGCACCGGCGTCTAATCGGCGCATGGTCAACGCTTCCTTGCCGAACTCACTGCACGCACGCGCACCCGCGCGCTGTCGTTGCACCTTCCCTTCGCTGGCGAGGCCAGGCCGATGACGCGGCGCAAGACCCTCACGCTGGCTACCTACAACGTCAACGGCATCGGCACGCGGTTGCCGCACCTGCTGGCGTGGCTGGCGGCCGAGAAGCCCGACGT
This is a stretch of genomic DNA from Stenotrophomonas rhizophila. It encodes these proteins:
- a CDS encoding SOS response-associated peptidase; its protein translation is MRRFAQAIADPSSLPVGLPASLADALATAPDRYNIGKNGSATVLARDGDGSLVAADMRWGLVPRWSKQPSTPYTTVTARLERAAKSRIFAQAWQQRPCVVALTGYYKWDRQRRPPWPLFVQRTDGLALLAAGLWEHWAGEDGQEIDSFTVLTAPNPGIPAPLTSDGPVFIDASVAMAWLSGALHTPAELQAQAATPPLEAYPVSRAFRDPARDDYTLLEPVDPAQEGPDSGPAAWDGDGLDDEDGAD